In Bacteroidia bacterium, a genomic segment contains:
- a CDS encoding DUF5777 family beta-barrel protein, with product MPKIKKILIFSFALWLLSVVSLAAFAQRENVYETFRGTRIVNGHSVETQREGELEMIIAHRFGTLNGGPYELFGLDQASMRIGLEYGMKDWLSIGMGRSSYEKTYDGFIKARLLRQKVGGWPFSVTYVGGSAIRTLHETDSVRALFNTNRLFYSHQVLIASKIGDRFSFQVMPTVVHRNFTESRAEKNDVKAIGVATRVRMNKNIALTGEYYYILPNQLSDLYFNPAGIGIEIGTGGHVFQLHFTNSRGMTERFFIPETTGNVLRGDIHFGFNMSRIFKMKGRWY from the coding sequence ATGCCTAAAATCAAAAAGATTCTCATTTTTTCCTTTGCTTTATGGCTTTTATCAGTCGTTTCTCTCGCTGCATTTGCCCAGCGCGAAAATGTTTATGAAACTTTTCGTGGAACTCGTATCGTCAATGGGCACTCTGTCGAAACCCAGCGTGAGGGGGAGCTTGAGATGATCATCGCTCACAGATTTGGCACACTCAATGGCGGTCCTTACGAATTATTTGGTCTTGATCAGGCCAGTATGCGTATTGGACTCGAGTATGGAATGAAAGATTGGCTGTCTATTGGTATGGGGCGGAGTTCTTATGAAAAAACGTATGATGGGTTTATCAAGGCTCGCCTCCTTCGACAGAAGGTAGGCGGCTGGCCTTTTTCTGTTACTTATGTGGGTGGATCTGCGATTCGCACCCTGCATGAGACTGATTCGGTAAGGGCGTTATTTAATACAAACCGTTTGTTTTATTCCCATCAGGTACTCATCGCAAGCAAAATTGGAGACAGGTTCTCATTCCAGGTAATGCCCACTGTGGTTCACCGAAATTTTACGGAGAGCCGCGCAGAAAAAAATGATGTGAAAGCCATCGGTGTCGCCACCCGTGTAAGGATGAACAAAAATATCGCACTGACAGGCGAATACTATTATATTCTGCCCAACCAGCTTTCCGATCTTTACTTTAATCCGGCAGGAATTGGGATTGAAATTGGAACCGGCGGGCACGTTTTTCAGCTTCACTTTACCAATTCCCGCGGTATGACCGAAAGGTTTTTTATACCCGAGACGACGGGCAATGTGTTGCGTGGAGATATCCATTTTGGATTTAATATGAGTAGAATATTCAAAATGAAAGGCAGATGGTATTAA
- a CDS encoding cytochrome c: MVLITKYLTSVLVFLFMGEWLVAPGVGSDWDEDTSVQEILQELGEGAPSHLLPGESSREIMIIKQGEDIVKRGRTIGPNGKLSTYVSKYFICTNCHNIVQEDPDLTSRDPELRLNYAQEKRIPFLQGTTFDGIVNRESWYNDDYVKKYGDLVKPAHDDLREAIQLCAVQCSQGRLLEGWEMRAVLAYFWSLQFTLGDLQMTPQELAQLRAESDNPAKWESLRKLVKGKYLQTSPAHFSDAPPDKEKGYGLTGDPERGKALYELSCLHCHNANGVSEYVLDQSKMSFRNLDKKIVKDSHYSLYQIIRYGTWAQPGHRPYMPHYPLERMSDQQVEDLRSYVDQMSL, from the coding sequence ATGGTATTAATAACGAAATATTTAACTTCCGTACTGGTATTTCTTTTTATGGGGGAATGGCTGGTTGCCCCCGGCGTGGGGAGTGACTGGGACGAAGATACTTCGGTACAGGAAATTTTGCAGGAACTGGGGGAAGGGGCTCCTTCCCACCTTCTTCCCGGAGAAAGCTCCCGGGAGATCATGATCATCAAGCAGGGAGAGGACATTGTAAAACGTGGAAGGACAATAGGTCCCAATGGAAAACTCTCTACTTACGTGAGCAAGTATTTTATCTGTACCAATTGTCACAACATCGTACAGGAAGATCCTGACCTGACCAGCCGCGATCCGGAATTGCGCTTAAACTATGCTCAGGAAAAGCGGATTCCGTTTCTTCAGGGAACTACATTTGACGGCATTGTCAACAGGGAATCCTGGTATAATGACGATTATGTCAAAAAGTATGGAGATCTGGTAAAGCCCGCCCATGATGATTTGAGGGAGGCCATTCAGCTTTGTGCGGTACAATGTTCTCAGGGGCGCCTGCTCGAAGGTTGGGAAATGCGCGCGGTGCTGGCTTATTTTTGGTCTTTGCAGTTTACCCTGGGAGATTTGCAGATGACGCCGCAAGAACTGGCGCAATTGCGGGCGGAGTCTGATAACCCGGCAAAGTGGGAGTCGCTGAGGAAACTGGTTAAGGGGAAATATCTGCAAACTTCACCTGCACATTTTTCGGATGCACCACCGGATAAAGAAAAGGGATATGGCCTTACCGGTGATCCTGAAAGAGGAAAGGCCCTGTACGAACTCAGTTGCCTTCATTGCCACAATGCCAATGGGGTTTCAGAGTATGTACTGGACCAGTCCAAAATGTCTTTCCGTAACCTTGATAAAAAGATTGTGAAAGACAGTCATTATTCGCTGTATCAGATCATCCGTTATGGTACCTGGGCGCAGCCCGGCCATCGTCCTTATATGCCGCATTATCCGTTGGAGCGCATGAGCGACCAACAAGTGGAAGACCTGCGGTCTTATGTGGACCAGATGTCCTTATAG
- a CDS encoding DUF2911 domain-containing protein: protein MTKVANIFTILCLTGFMFFTSACGETKTASESETTSTTTDETSTKPTEDKSKRPSPPAVATAAVGATNVTIDYSSPAAKGRTIWGDLVPYDQVWRTGANEATTFTVDKNVMINGQALAAGKYSLFTIPTQGEWTVIFNSVENLWGAYDYDATKDVLRVTASPRMLDESVDRLKFDIGADGKVTLTWDKLALDFTVAEAGN from the coding sequence ATGACAAAAGTAGCGAACATTTTCACGATCCTTTGCCTTACCGGCTTTATGTTTTTTACATCTGCCTGCGGCGAAACCAAAACTGCTTCCGAAAGCGAAACTACCAGCACAACAACGGATGAAACTTCTACAAAACCGACTGAAGACAAGTCCAAAAGACCAAGTCCGCCAGCCGTTGCGACTGCTGCTGTAGGAGCCACAAATGTAACTATTGACTATAGTTCTCCCGCAGCAAAAGGCCGCACCATCTGGGGCGACCTCGTACCTTATGACCAGGTCTGGCGTACAGGTGCCAATGAGGCTACCACATTCACCGTTGACAAAAACGTCATGATCAATGGTCAGGCTTTGGCTGCGGGAAAATATTCACTATTTACCATCCCAACCCAAGGCGAATGGACAGTGATTTTCAACTCAGTAGAAAATCTGTGGGGTGCCTACGACTACGATGCAACCAAAGACGTGCTTCGCGTTACCGCTTCTCCGCGTATGCTCGATGAGTCGGTCGATCGCCTGAAATTTGACATAGGTGCAGATGGCAAAGTTACCCTGACATGGGACAAACTGGCTCTCGATTTTACCGTTGCCGAAGCAGGTAACTAA
- a CDS encoding VIT1/CCC1 transporter family protein — MINLNESDVSKPLNGFKYQDFLGEFVYGGIDGSVTTFAVVAGSAGADLDISIILILGLANLLADGFSMSVGAYLSTKSSRENYEKHRKTEYREIQEIPESEREEIRQIYRKKGFEGELLEQVVEVITADKDRWVDVMMKDELEMIPEQKSPLAIAAVTYLSFLLVGVVPLMIYLFNIHSNQSLDRLFLISTILTSLTFVGIGLLKAVVTETSRIRGILETLLLGSSAAAVSYFVGDFLEKLIAG, encoded by the coding sequence ATGATTAATTTAAATGAATCAGATGTTTCGAAACCTCTGAACGGATTTAAGTATCAGGATTTTTTGGGCGAATTTGTCTATGGTGGAATAGATGGCAGTGTCACTACCTTTGCCGTCGTTGCCGGCTCTGCCGGTGCAGATCTTGACATTTCGATTATCCTGATTTTGGGCCTGGCTAATCTTCTGGCCGATGGCTTTTCCATGTCCGTGGGGGCTTATCTTTCGACCAAATCCAGCCGGGAAAACTACGAAAAACACCGCAAAACCGAATACCGGGAAATACAGGAAATTCCGGAGTCCGAACGCGAAGAAATCCGTCAGATATACCGAAAAAAAGGATTTGAAGGTGAATTGCTGGAGCAAGTTGTCGAAGTAATTACCGCTGATAAGGACCGCTGGGTGGATGTCATGATGAAGGATGAACTGGAGATGATCCCGGAGCAGAAATCTCCCCTTGCCATTGCTGCGGTTACCTATCTTTCTTTTCTTCTTGTGGGGGTGGTACCGCTGATGATTTATCTTTTTAATATTCATTCCAACCAGTCTCTTGACAGGTTGTTTCTGATTTCTACTATCCTTACTTCCCTGACTTTTGTCGGGATTGGCCTTTTGAAAGCTGTAGTAACCGAAACCTCTCGCATCAGAGGGATACTGGAAACGCTGCTACTGGGAAGTTCAGCAGCAGCGGTTTCCTACTTCGTGGGTGATTTTCTGGAAAAACTTATTGCAGGTTGA
- a CDS encoding CHAT domain-containing tetratricopeptide repeat protein — MQKIFSLVICIVGFWGNGFPQSSPSHTGGQTDIVFFLEKGQKFLNLSEPDSAFVFLPRAELLAEKYLSPEDPVRIRVLLANAAVHLALDHYPEAETRLQQAHTSATKAHIPDLEAESLISLGYAACATNRYPAAEGHLAKAESLLIAQTKPQPLLFAKLRFGQGYLLQLQQDYPLSLKKYAESRTLFEQALSPDDPEVARALNFAGQVYRAMGENENALKNHLQALAIQQKKLPEEHLEIARTYLYLGICAYQEGDYPAALDYYEQALRIRRRKLGEKHRLVASVYNNLGLVFWMEGQPRQALSYYTSAVSIYIELLGPEDIGVATGYNNMGLCYTDLKQFKEAIHYYSLALGIRIKRQGKDHPSLAGIYNNIGLAQLDAANYTQAMAGFREALRIGEQNEGFHQVRVGKYYSNIGRVYREMKDPIQALQWHQQALIHAITDYSDTNWCHNPPVESFPISPDFLEILHHKARSINDLPQNQANATCALETYLAAASLIDLMRVRYLSEDAKFRLARRASEIYADGITTARQLYLLSGKNPQYMDIALRFSEKQKAMVLLEALNTARAEKFGMLPEALIIREKQLRKTQTELKELLFEEKQKGGKSDSLVIAEMTAKLFTAGRQYDSLTRIFDTQYPRYYQLKYQSEPPGISDILGQLPPETGIVEYYLGSGNLHIFLITASRTEWMVVSDINNLSSMVKRFQESIFGGFRNIGVNDSLHLQWADQYVNLADSLYQRVFAPLTDAPLPEKLFLIPDGMLGYIPFDALLTSKPENAGAYRNYPYLIRRFTLSQHYSAALLFRSDNDPSDTKPLKHAVIFAPVFTEEMEMPGQKKPQPLIYSEEEAQKITRLTGGDIFLKRAASKSAFFEQAGKYQIIHISSHARVNDRDPMFSTIDFAEGETVNVLDLFGMEIQADLVTLSACETGSGELFSGEGIMSLARGFIYAGAKSIVNTLWEVNDAATAEIMTSFYESLSAGNSKDEALRNAKTGWLSRADHLMAHPYYWAGYIAVGDMSALPVSHLPVTLFLIAGVIVAIILTFFLIYRRK, encoded by the coding sequence ATGCAAAAAATTTTCAGTCTGGTTATCTGTATCGTTGGGTTCTGGGGGAATGGATTTCCTCAATCTTCGCCCTCCCATACCGGTGGCCAGACTGATATTGTTTTTTTTCTGGAAAAAGGCCAGAAGTTTCTCAACCTTTCCGAGCCGGACTCGGCATTTGTGTTTCTTCCCCGGGCGGAATTGCTGGCAGAAAAATATCTTTCCCCTGAAGATCCTGTGCGAATTCGTGTTTTGCTGGCGAATGCAGCCGTTCATCTGGCGCTCGATCATTACCCCGAGGCAGAAACGCGACTTCAGCAGGCACATACATCCGCAACGAAGGCACATATTCCCGACCTGGAGGCAGAGTCTTTGATTTCGCTCGGGTATGCAGCGTGTGCGACAAACCGCTACCCGGCAGCGGAAGGCCATCTTGCCAAAGCGGAATCATTGCTTATTGCGCAAACCAAGCCCCAGCCGCTACTGTTTGCAAAACTTCGTTTCGGACAGGGTTACCTGCTCCAGCTGCAGCAGGACTACCCCCTCTCGCTGAAAAAATATGCAGAGAGCCGAACCCTGTTTGAACAGGCGCTTTCCCCCGATGACCCCGAGGTTGCCCGCGCCCTCAACTTTGCCGGTCAGGTGTACCGGGCAATGGGCGAAAACGAAAATGCCTTAAAAAACCATCTTCAGGCGCTGGCCATTCAGCAAAAAAAATTGCCCGAAGAACACCTCGAAATCGCCCGCACCTATCTCTATCTGGGAATTTGCGCATACCAGGAGGGTGACTACCCGGCCGCACTCGATTATTACGAACAAGCCCTGCGCATCCGCCGCAGGAAACTGGGCGAAAAACACCGCCTCGTGGCTTCGGTGTATAACAACCTCGGCCTGGTTTTCTGGATGGAAGGTCAGCCCCGGCAAGCCCTCAGCTACTATACTTCGGCAGTGAGTATTTATATCGAACTGTTGGGACCCGAGGATATTGGGGTGGCAACGGGTTACAACAATATGGGCCTGTGTTACACGGACTTAAAACAATTCAAAGAAGCCATTCACTACTACAGCCTGGCCCTGGGCATACGGATAAAACGACAGGGAAAAGATCACCCCAGTCTGGCAGGCATTTACAACAATATCGGACTGGCACAACTCGATGCCGCCAACTATACACAGGCAATGGCGGGTTTTCGCGAAGCCCTGCGAATCGGCGAACAAAACGAAGGTTTCCATCAGGTGCGGGTAGGCAAATATTACAGCAACATCGGCAGGGTCTATCGGGAAATGAAAGACCCGATACAAGCTCTACAATGGCATCAACAGGCGTTGATTCACGCTATTACAGACTACAGCGACACCAACTGGTGCCACAACCCGCCCGTAGAATCGTTCCCCATTTCTCCCGATTTCCTCGAAATTCTCCATCATAAAGCCCGCAGCATCAATGACCTGCCGCAAAACCAGGCCAATGCAACCTGTGCCCTCGAAACCTATCTCGCCGCCGCATCCCTCATCGATCTGATGCGGGTGCGATACCTCAGCGAAGATGCCAAGTTTAGACTGGCGCGGCGGGCTTCAGAAATCTACGCAGATGGCATTACCACGGCCCGGCAGTTGTATCTGCTTTCAGGAAAAAATCCCCAATACATGGATATCGCCCTGCGCTTCAGCGAAAAACAAAAAGCTATGGTGCTGCTGGAAGCACTGAATACCGCCCGCGCAGAGAAGTTTGGGATGTTGCCCGAGGCCTTAATTATCCGGGAAAAACAACTGCGAAAAACCCAGACAGAACTAAAGGAACTTTTATTCGAAGAAAAACAAAAGGGGGGAAAATCCGACAGCCTCGTCATTGCAGAAATGACCGCCAAACTATTTACCGCTGGCAGGCAATATGATTCGCTCACCCGGATTTTTGACACTCAATATCCCCGCTATTACCAGCTCAAATACCAGTCAGAACCACCAGGCATTTCCGATATCCTTGGCCAGCTTCCGCCTGAAACGGGCATAGTCGAATATTATCTGGGGAGTGGCAACCTCCACATCTTCCTGATTACCGCTTCCCGTACAGAATGGATGGTCGTCTCCGATATCAATAACCTGAGTTCTATGGTGAAACGGTTTCAGGAGAGCATATTTGGCGGATTCAGAAATATCGGGGTTAATGATTCTCTGCATCTGCAATGGGCGGATCAGTATGTGAATCTGGCAGACTCCTTATACCAACGAGTTTTTGCCCCTTTGACAGACGCACCCCTTCCTGAAAAACTATTTCTCATCCCCGACGGAATGCTGGGATATATTCCTTTTGACGCCTTACTCACCTCAAAACCCGAAAACGCAGGAGCCTATCGCAATTATCCGTATCTGATTCGCAGATTTACGCTCAGTCAGCATTATTCTGCAGCTTTATTATTTCGCAGCGACAATGATCCTTCGGACACAAAACCGCTGAAACATGCCGTTATATTTGCGCCGGTGTTTACGGAAGAAATGGAAATGCCAGGCCAGAAAAAGCCACAGCCATTGATATACAGCGAAGAAGAGGCTCAAAAAATAACGCGGCTTACCGGCGGAGATATTTTCCTGAAAAGAGCTGCATCCAAATCCGCTTTTTTTGAGCAGGCGGGAAAATACCAGATCATCCATATTTCCAGCCATGCGCGGGTAAACGACAGAGATCCCATGTTTTCCACCATTGATTTTGCCGAAGGAGAAACCGTAAATGTATTGGATCTGTTTGGCATGGAAATCCAGGCAGATCTCGTTACCCTGAGTGCATGTGAAACCGGTTCGGGAGAATTATTCAGCGGGGAGGGAATCATGAGCCTTGCGCGGGGGTTTATTTATGCAGGAGCAAAAAGTATTGTCAATACCCTGTGGGAGGTAAATGATGCTGCCACAGCAGAAATCATGACCAGCTTTTACGAAAGCCTGTCAGCAGGTAACTCTAAAGACGAAGCGCTCCGAAATGCCAAAACCGGCTGGTTGTCGAGAGCCGATCACCTGATGGCACATCCCTACTATTGGGCAGGGTATATAGCAGTGGGAGATATGTCTGCGCTGCCTGTCAGCCATTTACCGGTAACACTCTTTCTTATCGCGGGGGTCATAGTAGCAATAATTCTGACTTTTTTTCTGATTTACCGGCGAAAATAA
- a CDS encoding sigma-70 family RNA polymerase sigma factor, translating to MMKRLNYTDEALIKAIREGGTACDDAMEFLYRRHVEQIISFITARNGSREEAKDIFQDALVSLLVSVREGKFAGKSALNTYLYAISKNLWYRRFNRSTREEGYKNVGEEDETDITPEVSIMDADQRDLVRNLLDSLKAKCREVLVRWAEKYSMKEIADELGYQNEQVVRNKKNHCLSELKELIRNHPEARALIEELVER from the coding sequence ATGATGAAAAGGCTCAACTATACAGATGAAGCGTTGATAAAAGCAATCAGGGAAGGAGGAACTGCCTGTGATGATGCGATGGAATTTCTGTACCGGCGGCATGTCGAACAGATTATTTCATTTATCACCGCGCGCAATGGCAGCAGAGAAGAGGCGAAGGATATTTTCCAGGATGCTTTGGTGAGTTTGCTGGTATCGGTCAGGGAAGGGAAATTTGCAGGAAAAAGTGCCCTTAACACCTACCTGTACGCGATCAGCAAGAACCTCTGGTACCGGCGGTTTAACCGAAGCACGCGTGAAGAGGGGTATAAAAATGTCGGGGAAGAAGACGAAACCGACATTACCCCTGAGGTCAGCATTATGGATGCCGACCAGCGCGACCTGGTGAGAAACCTGCTGGACTCCCTCAAGGCAAAATGCCGCGAGGTGCTGGTGCGATGGGCGGAGAAATATTCGATGAAGGAAATAGCCGACGAACTCGGTTATCAGAACGAGCAGGTAGTGAGAAACAAAAAAAACCACTGCCTCAGCGAGTTGAAAGAATTGATAAGAAACCACCCCGAAGCGCGCGCTTTAATAGAAGAATTGGTTGAGCGGTAG
- a CDS encoding tetratricopeptide repeat protein has protein sequence MANKEQMTEQIEAYLAEEMTPEERAAFEVQIRDDQTLAEEVKLHRQTHKLLELYTQVDYKEKLRRIDAAMEAAPEGKTIPLSGRKNIFSHPVFRAAAVILLLLASSWVLLFYRYDPDRIASEQFEPYRDVITYKGDVLPSDSLILAAMARYNMKDYADARQTLEKTLAQYPDLADARFYLAMSLLAEGEAAASIGHLQQLTSNSKYGEVSEWYLALAWLKAGDRDKAVAVLQKIANNPGHGYKEKAGALLQNLTSIWWSVPGVG, from the coding sequence ATGGCAAACAAAGAGCAAATGACAGAACAAATCGAAGCATACCTGGCCGAAGAAATGACACCGGAAGAGCGGGCAGCGTTTGAGGTACAGATACGCGACGATCAAACCCTGGCTGAAGAAGTAAAACTTCACCGTCAGACACATAAACTGCTGGAACTCTACACACAGGTTGACTATAAAGAAAAGCTGCGCCGCATCGACGCAGCCATGGAAGCCGCGCCAGAGGGAAAAACCATTCCCCTTTCCGGCCGGAAGAATATTTTTAGCCATCCGGTATTCCGGGCAGCAGCGGTTATCCTCCTGTTGCTCGCGAGTTCGTGGGTACTACTGTTTTACCGGTACGACCCTGACAGAATCGCAAGCGAGCAGTTTGAGCCCTACCGCGACGTGATCACCTATAAAGGCGACGTTTTGCCCTCCGATTCGCTGATTTTGGCGGCTATGGCGAGATATAATATGAAAGACTACGCCGACGCCCGGCAGACATTGGAAAAGACACTGGCACAATATCCCGATTTGGCTGACGCCCGGTTTTACCTGGCGATGTCCCTCCTTGCCGAAGGCGAGGCAGCCGCATCCATCGGCCATTTGCAGCAGTTGACCAGCAACAGCAAGTACGGCGAAGTTTCCGAGTGGTACCTCGCCCTCGCCTGGCTGAAAGCCGGCGACCGAGACAAGGCCGTAGCCGTATTACAAAAAATCGCCAACAACCCCGGGCACGGCTACAAAGAAAAAGCCGGAGCCCTGCTACAAAACCTCACCAGCATCTGGTGGTCTGTACCCGGAGTGGGGTAG
- the crtD gene encoding 1-hydroxycarotenoid 3,4-desaturase CrtD translates to MKNRQHAVIVGAGIAGIAIAIRLKVRGYTVSVYEKNPRPGGKLSEIIADGFRFDAGPSLFTLPGLVEELFSLAGKNPKDYFAYELLPVITQYFYPDGTQIQAWSDPVAFAEELQQKTGEDKSRVLRWLKKSEVLYGITHHVFLERSLHKLSTYLRWDTLVSALQLHRIDAFRTMARANKKQFRDPRVVQLFNRYATYNGSDPYQAPATLNIIPHLEHNLGAYFPAKGMYSITTSLYQLAEELGVHFSFDTGVEKILVENKRVKGVRVNGAKIAADVVVSNADVVPTYRHLLSDLPAPEKILRQPRSSSALIFYWGIQKTFPQLDLHNIFFSENYEEEFRKIWQEKAIFHDPTVYVYISSKQNPEDAPEGCENWFVMINVPANSGQDWDRLIKNARENILLKLEKMLGESVEAFILTEKVLDPRTIDSRTSSFQGALYGNSSNNKFAAFLRHPNFHPDINGLYFCGGSVHPGGGIPLCLLSAKIVDGMV, encoded by the coding sequence GTGAAAAATCGCCAACATGCTGTTATAGTCGGGGCCGGGATCGCAGGGATCGCGATCGCCATTCGCCTGAAAGTCAGGGGATACACTGTGTCTGTGTATGAAAAAAATCCCCGCCCCGGGGGCAAACTTTCGGAAATAATCGCAGATGGCTTCCGCTTTGATGCCGGGCCTTCGCTGTTTACGCTGCCAGGGCTGGTGGAGGAACTCTTTTCCCTTGCCGGCAAAAATCCGAAAGACTACTTTGCCTACGAGTTGCTCCCCGTCATTACCCAATATTTTTACCCCGACGGCACGCAGATTCAGGCGTGGAGCGATCCGGTGGCTTTTGCAGAAGAACTGCAACAAAAGACGGGTGAAGACAAATCGCGCGTCCTCCGCTGGCTTAAAAAGAGTGAGGTGCTCTACGGCATTACCCATCACGTGTTCCTCGAACGTTCGCTCCACAAACTTTCGACCTACCTGCGCTGGGATACGCTGGTCTCGGCCCTGCAATTGCACCGCATCGACGCTTTCCGCACGATGGCACGCGCCAATAAAAAGCAGTTTCGCGATCCGCGGGTGGTGCAGTTGTTTAACCGCTACGCTACCTACAATGGCTCCGACCCCTACCAGGCTCCCGCAACGCTTAATATTATCCCGCACCTCGAACACAATCTCGGCGCTTATTTCCCCGCCAAAGGCATGTATTCGATTACTACCAGCCTGTACCAGCTCGCAGAAGAACTGGGGGTGCATTTTTCTTTTGACACCGGGGTGGAGAAAATTCTGGTTGAAAATAAGCGCGTGAAAGGGGTTCGGGTAAATGGAGCCAAAATCGCCGCAGACGTCGTCGTAAGCAATGCGGATGTCGTGCCGACTTACCGCCATTTGCTGTCTGATCTTCCCGCACCTGAAAAAATCCTCCGCCAGCCGCGATCCAGTTCTGCGCTGATTTTTTACTGGGGAATCCAAAAAACATTCCCCCAACTGGATCTGCACAATATCTTCTTCAGTGAAAATTATGAGGAGGAATTCCGGAAAATCTGGCAGGAAAAAGCCATTTTCCACGACCCGACGGTCTATGTGTATATCAGCAGTAAACAAAACCCTGAAGATGCGCCCGAAGGCTGTGAAAACTGGTTTGTGATGATCAATGTTCCGGCGAATTCGGGGCAGGACTGGGATCGCCTGATCAAAAATGCACGGGAAAATATTCTCCTGAAACTCGAAAAAATGCTGGGAGAATCGGTGGAGGCGTTTATTCTAACGGAAAAAGTTCTCGACCCGCGCACCATTGACTCCCGGACTTCTTCTTTCCAGGGGGCGCTGTACGGCAATAGCTCCAACAATAAATTTGCGGCATTTTTGCGGCATCCCAATTTTCATCCGGACATAAATGGCCTGTATTTTTGTGGGGGAAGTGTGCATCCGGGGGGCGGGATTCCGCTTTGTTTGCTTTCGGCGAAGATTGTGGATGGGATGGTTTAA
- a CDS encoding lysophospholipid acyltransferase family protein produces MIVASPSLFGRFFWENFSAWSMRVCFRKVEYDRELKIAPDKALLLIGNHISWWDGFWPMMLNKWFFRKEYHVMMLESELSKRLFMTKGGAFSINPGNRSMVETIRYTASLLENPANMVLMYPQGKIHSIYDDNFVFQPGLEKIYQRCTKPFQTVFFASMVDYGSFPRPLLRMYLSVYSGGFSAEEITQAYRQFYATARERQKQQVPAASEP; encoded by the coding sequence ATGATTGTCGCTTCTCCTTCTCTCTTTGGCCGTTTTTTCTGGGAAAATTTCAGTGCCTGGTCGATGCGGGTCTGTTTCCGCAAGGTGGAATATGACCGGGAACTGAAAATTGCGCCGGATAAGGCGCTGTTGCTGATCGGCAATCATATCAGCTGGTGGGATGGTTTCTGGCCCATGATGCTCAATAAATGGTTTTTCCGGAAGGAATACCACGTCATGATGCTGGAATCAGAATTGAGCAAACGGCTTTTTATGACCAAAGGCGGGGCTTTTTCTATCAATCCGGGCAATCGCTCGATGGTCGAAACGATTCGCTATACAGCGAGCCTGCTCGAAAATCCGGCGAATATGGTGCTGATGTACCCGCAGGGGAAAATCCATTCGATCTACGACGACAATTTTGTCTTCCAGCCCGGACTTGAAAAAATCTATCAACGATGTACCAAACCATTTCAGACAGTGTTTTTTGCGTCTATGGTTGATTATGGTTCTTTTCCCCGTCCTTTGCTCCGGATGTATCTTTCGGTTTACAGCGGCGGTTTTTCGGCAGAAGAAATCACTCAGGCCTACCGGCAATTTTACGCTACTGCGCGGGAACGGCAGAAGCAGCAGGTTCCTGCAGCATCCGAACCGTGA